In Halobacterium noricense, the genomic stretch CGCGAACACGGCCGCCAGAATCACCACCACTGCCACTGCGATTGGGACGACCGGGATGCCGCTGGGCACGCCGCCCGGCGGGCTCGGCACGTTGTCGAGCAGCGACCCGTCGTCGCTCCCAGTGAACTGTTCGACGAGGCCCTCGGCACCCTCGTCGCGGACCGACGACGCGAGCTCGTTCGGGTCGAGGAGGTGGACGTCGCCCGCGTCCGCGGCACTCCGCGCGCCGGTCGTGAACCGGCCGCGGGTCGCCATCACGCGCACGTCGACGCCCTTCTTGTCGCAGAACGCCGCGAAGTCCTCGACCTCGGAGGCACCGATTTCCGTGTCGGTGTCCGGTCGGACGCCGATGAGCCCACGTTTGCCGCTGTCCTTGTCGCCGCCGACGAGGTACGTGCCGTCGTCGTTCTCCGTGACCGACGTCGACCATCCCTTCTCCTCCCAGAACGCTGCGAGGAAGTGCGGGAACTCCGACGCCGCCATCTCGTCGAACATCACGCGGCCCTCCCGGCCGGACGCGTACTCTGTCCCGTCATGCAGTCCTCAGGTGTATCGTAATCACCACAGCGCCCCCTCATAAACGGTCGGGTCCGCGGCGCGCCGCCAACAACAGCGCGGCGATGACCGCGACGAGTGTGGTCACGGGCGACAGCGGCACGAACCCGCCCGA encodes the following:
- a CDS encoding restriction endonuclease, with the protein product MFDEMAASEFPHFLAAFWEEKGWSTSVTENDDGTYLVGGDKDSGKRGLIGVRPDTDTEIGASEVEDFAAFCDKKGVDVRVMATRGRFTTGARSAADAGDVHLLDPNELASSVRDEGAEGLVEQFTGSDDGSLLDNVPSPPGGVPSGIPVVPIAVAVVVILAAVFAGGTVLSFVPFVGGGGGDAGPAFTAFSMAAGENTTATAEWDARVQDEIQTANNTYQPNEGETFVVVQLNVTAGDSQVVVRNQNFALSVNGTNYGHQRFENASQQFRQQLSAVTAAPGESGRMLVVFSVPEDFDGATLVERPDGPGLRFEHADLASDVE